The Nitrospirota bacterium region ACCGTTGGCGGTTGGAGCGAAGCCATGCTGCCCATTTGTTCTGTGACGAGCCGCGAGACGGTCCGTTCGACCATGCCCCGGACCTCGTCCTCCGGCATCGGCGGATGCTGGACGGGCGGCATCTTCTCGAACATCTCCCGCGCCATTTTCGAAACCGCGGCCTCGGCCATGTTCCAGAGGTCGGTCTCCGAGATCGCCGGCTGCTGCACCGCGGCCGAAGCGGGGACTGTTGCCGGTTCCGGCGGGGTCCACTCCCGGGCCGCCGGAGCGGGTCTCTTGCCGGGGGCCGGTGCGAACTCCTTTTCCCCATTGACCGTCATATCGAGCGATTCAAAGCTCACGATGTCCTGGTCCGCTTTCCCGGCCCTGCTCGCCAGGCCGAGTCCCTCACGCATCTCTTCCATGGCCTTCTCACCGATCGGAAGGGAGGTTGACGTTTCGCGGGGCAACTGCTCCTCTTCCACCTCTACGACGGGCTCGACCTCGTACACGCCCTCGTCTTCCTCGCCCCCGCCGGGCTTTGTCTTGAGATCGGCCTGGGTGGGCGCTTCTTCAATGATGGCAAAAATATCTGAGGGGGCCTGCGGCTTCGGCGCGGCCTTCGGCGAAGCAGGCGGAACCGTTGCCGGACGCACGGGGGGCGGCTGCACGGGTGACGGCGGCTGAGAGGGCGCCGGACGCACGGCCTCAGGGGCTGGTCCGGCGGCCACCGGCGGTGCTGCGGCAACAGCCTTCTTCACTTTGCTGATGAGCTCCTGCGACTCGAAAGGTTTCGCGATATGATCACTGATTGAAACTTGTTTGGCCTTCGCCTCGTCGAACACATCGTCGCGGCTCATCATGAGGATCACGGGCGTCTTTGTCAGGGCCGGAGACTGCTTCATCCTTCCCGAGAAGCTGTAGCCGTCAACGCGCGGAAGGTCGATGTCCGCGAGCACGACGTGGGGCAGAAAGCGTCCCGCCTCGCTGAGCGCGGTCTCCCCGTCGCTTACGCACAGAACTTCATACTCTTTTCCCGAAAAAAGCATCTCCACCACCTTCTGGATGGTGATGCTTTTGTCAGCCAGCAATATCTTAATCGCCATGGAGCAACCTTTCAAAATCGAGGATCAGGGCCTCATAGTCCTCGTCGTAGACAAGCCCCTTCACGAAGCGGGGATTGATGCCCTGCATTTTTTCCGCAGCGGCCGCCTGCTCCTCCAGCTTCGTCATTTTCAGGACGGTATCGACGACGATGCCAAAAGGCCTCCCGTTCTCCTCCAGCAAAATGATGCTCTGGCCCTTCGGGGTCGAGCCCCCTCCCGCATCGGCGGTGAACCCTATCGGCCCCGGCCTGCCCAGTCCGAGGCGCTGAACCAGATTATAGACCGGATAGATGGTTCCCCGGTAGTCCAGCAGGCCCTCAACGTACGAATAGGACAGCGGCACCGGGCGGGACGGGCGCCAGGGCAGGATCTCGATCGCGCCGACAAGCTTGACACCGAACA contains the following coding sequences:
- a CDS encoding response regulator, giving the protein MAIKILLADKSITIQKVVEMLFSGKEYEVLCVSDGETALSEAGRFLPHVVLADIDLPRVDGYSFSGRMKQSPALTKTPVILMMSRDDVFDEAKAKQVSISDHIAKPFESQELISKVKKAVAAAPPVAAGPAPEAVRPAPSQPPSPVQPPPVRPATVPPASPKAAPKPQAPSDIFAIIEEAPTQADLKTKPGGGEEDEGVYEVEPVVEVEEEQLPRETSTSLPIGEKAMEEMREGLGLASRAGKADQDIVSFESLDMTVNGEKEFAPAPGKRPAPAAREWTPPEPATVPASAAVQQPAISETDLWNMAEAAVSKMAREMFEKMPPVQHPPMPEDEVRGMVERTVSRLVTEQMGSMASLQPPTVSEQELRRMAETTISSMSREVFATLPPLEPPQIPPETLRSAVEAAVQGSVSRIVQEVARDIIEKVAWEVVPDLAETLIKAEIERLKAET
- a CDS encoding chemotaxis protein CheW, with product MTNSYLLFLLSQRLFGVKLVGAIEILPWRPSRPVPLSYSYVEGLLDYRGTIYPVYNLVQRLGLGRPGPIGFTADAGGGSTPKGQSIILLEENGRPFGIVVDTVLKMTKLEEQAAAAEKMQGINPRFVKGLVYDEDYEALILDFERLLHGD